In Leishmania braziliensis MHOM/BR/75/M2904 complete genome, chromosome 14, the following are encoded in one genomic region:
- a CDS encoding putative protein kinase, whose translation MDKYTKVKTIGKGNMGTCTLARNNEDGKYYVIKQVDLTRMSKKDRQQSLNEARVLSSLRHPNIINYVDSFLARKSDNLCIVMEYAESGDVCTSLKKNCGVHVPERQVLDWLIQLVLSLDYVHQRKILHRDVKTQNIFLTNENLIKLGDFGIARTLANTYDQAQTFVGTPYYLSPELILEQPYDHRSDVWALGVVLYEMLTLQHPFSAKDMKGLLQRILAVQYDPLPTMYSTELRDIVAQMLVRDPGGRMKLEDILQLPIVRERIQQWLQGPDGVPQHYVRSLCKHHLLPASIDGATVMPSPRSAARAAAAMAHKEWCGSSEATSAHRNLRVRVLNDAGMRPLVAPRRHYSTPSAAVGACSSSADNGTPDQVRPFIAPLKPYSNLPQVYLPQLPAVHPRAQSNNKASTPSPQLSSLFTTPNGVRSAALRNSRQQSEPVCQSSPASLPVQRPTARSKAVSRPYARPYAAQPHLLSSAGYLLMANPRRNPSDVRCQQTSKSSGPYLNPLYSTPRQMAPAYRQLTPPLSPPTDIKAMLHRAVADCARRRHEFA comes from the coding sequence ATGGACAAGTATACAAAAGTGAAAACCATTGGCAAGGGCAACATGGGCACCTGCACCCTTGCCCGCAACAACGAGGATGGCAAGTACTACGTCATTAAGCAGGTGGACCTCACGCGGATGAGCAAGAAGGACCGCCAGCAAAGCCTGAACGAGGCGCGTGTACTGAGCTCGCTGCGTCACCCGAACATCATCAACTATGTCGACAGCTTCCTCGCTCGCAAGTCCGACAACCTTTGTATTGTGATGGAGTATGCCGAAAGCGGCGACGTCTGCACGAGCCTAAAGAAGAACTGCGGCGTACACGTACCGGAGCGGCAAGTGCTGGACTGGCTCATTCAGCTGGTGCTGAGTCTCGACTACGTGCATCAGCGCAAGATCCTCCACCGCGATGTCAAGACGCAGAACATCTTCCTCACCAACGAAAACCTGATCAAGCTAGGCGACTTTGGCATTGCTCGCACACTGGCGAACACTTACGACCAAGCCCAAACGTTTGTTGGTACCCCTTACTACCTATCCCCTGAGCTGATTTTAGAGCAGCCCTATGACCACCGTAGCGATGTGTGGGCGCTAGGCGTCGTCTTGTACGAGATGTTGACGCTCCAACACCCTTTCAGCGCAAAGGACATGAAAggactgctgcagcgcatcctcGCTGTGCAGTACGACCCTTTGCCAACCATGTACAGCACCGAGTTGCGAGACATAGTGGCCCAGATGCTGGTGCGGGACCCAGGTGGACGGATGAAGCTGGAGGACATCTTGCAGCTACCGATTGTCCGTGAGCGCATCCAGCAGTGGCTGCAAGGGCCCGATGGGGTGCCGCAACACTACGTACGCTCCCTCTGCAAACACCACCTGCTGCCGGCCTCCATCGATGGAGCGACTGTCATGCCTTCCCCCAGGTCCGCCGCAAGGGCCGCCGCGGCCATGGCGCACAAAGAGTGGTGTGGCTCCTCTGAGGCCACCTCAGCCCACAGGAACttacgtgtgcgtgtcctcAACGACGCTGGAATGCGTCCGCTTGTGGCACCACGCAGGCACTactccaccccctccgcgGCCGTGGGTGCGTGTTCATCGAGTGCAGACAATGGCACCCCAGACCAAGTGCGGCCTTTCATAGCACCGTTGAAACCGTATAGCAACCTGCCGCAGGTGTATCTGCCCCAGCTGCCAGCCGTGCATCCACGGGCgcagagcaacaacaaagcTTCTACTCCTTCGCCACAACTCAGCTCACTTTTTACCACGCCGAACGGCGTGCGGTCTGCCGCACTGCGGAACTCTCGGCAGCAAAGCGAGCCTGTGTGCCAATCCTCTccagcgtcgctgccggtgcagcgACCTACCGCTCGCTCCAAGGCCGTCAGTAGGCCCTACGCACGTCCCTATGCGGCGCAGCCCCACCTGTTGTCATCGGCCGGTTACCTTCTCATGGCCAACCCACGTAGGAACCCGAGTGACGTGCGGTGCCAGCAAACCAGTAAGTCCTCAGGCCCCTACTTGAACCCTCTGTATTCTACGCCTCGCCAGATGGCACCTGCATACAGGCAGCTAactcctcccctttctccgcCGACCGACATTAAGGCTATGCTGCAccgcgccgtcgccgacTGTGCACGACGCCGACACGAATTCGCGTAG